From a region of the Bacillus oleivorans genome:
- a CDS encoding type IV pilus modification PilV family protein, translating into MKNCSKGFTVIELLIAFAVLSIVVVGATGFFTQGFQFTSYNEDKLSAVHLSSLVLEKVQENFMESSCPSPETNLFPSYQHLFDGLDINGAFILNDKRYFITLTVYCDPAESLQTLHVQVYDSETRDQLLSQNFGYVQLQSGGGSS; encoded by the coding sequence AGGGCTTTACCGTAATCGAATTACTAATTGCATTTGCCGTACTATCGATTGTGGTGGTTGGAGCTACTGGCTTCTTTACCCAGGGCTTTCAATTTACTTCATACAATGAGGACAAGCTTTCAGCTGTTCATCTATCTTCACTCGTATTGGAAAAAGTACAGGAAAATTTTATGGAAAGCTCATGCCCGAGCCCGGAGACAAATTTATTTCCAAGCTACCAGCATTTATTTGATGGTCTCGACATAAATGGCGCTTTTATTTTGAATGATAAGCGTTATTTTATCACGTTAACGGTTTACTGTGATCCTGCTGAGTCCTTACAGACCCTGCATGTTCAAGTGTATGACAGTGAAACGCGGGATCAGCTGCTGAGCCAGAACTTTGGCTATGTCCAGCTTCAGAGCGGAGGTGGCTCTTCATGA
- a CDS encoding PulJ/GspJ family protein — protein MRTIIKNEKGLTLIELLGAIAIFGIVITVIFSFFSFGANGYQKGEMMVRLQNEANRIMTALTVAYYSEGNFTVESGDENGDGRADITLNGAVISDTTLLYSLSPEEITSNDEPVELVLTVTDLMNPAEAITLKTYLRSVRNHAISNP, from the coding sequence ATGAGAACGATAATAAAAAATGAAAAGGGTTTGACACTTATTGAATTACTAGGGGCCATAGCCATATTTGGGATTGTCATAACGGTGATTTTTAGTTTTTTTAGTTTTGGAGCGAATGGCTATCAAAAGGGTGAAATGATGGTTCGATTACAAAATGAAGCGAACCGGATCATGACGGCTCTTACAGTTGCTTATTACTCGGAAGGGAATTTTACTGTTGAGTCAGGGGATGAAAATGGAGACGGGAGAGCCGATATTACTTTGAATGGAGCAGTTATTTCTGACACCACTCTTCTATATAGCTTATCCCCTGAAGAGATAACGTCCAATGATGAACCGGTCGAACTCGTATTGACTGTCACGGATTTAATGAATCCAGCCGAGGCTATCACACTCAAAACTTACTTACGGAGTGTACGAAACCATGCAATTTCCAATCCCTAA
- a CDS encoding GspE/PulE family protein — translation MEKRKRLGDLLIESRLITQEQLKETLQLKKREQKIGDALVERGYINEQQLIEVLEFQLGIPHVTLYSYPVDESLTSLVSKDFALRHVILPLKKEGNVLTIAMSDPMDFYTIDDIRLSTGLTISPVIAKKDEIIQSIYKYYDMKETFSEQDTVISPANTGDNAPAVRLVDQILTSGLQLRASDIHIDPHEEKILIRYRVDGMLRTERVISKNIYESLIARIKIMANMNITESRLPQDGRIKLKMYATPIDLRISILPTLHGEKVVMRILDLSKVLKKLAQLDFNRTNLQRFVQLIERPQGLVLITGPTGAGKTSTLYAGLHHLNKAEVNIVTIEDPVEYELEGINQVQVNPQIGLTFANGLRSILRQDPNIIMIGEIRDQETADIAVRSALTGHLVLSTLHTNSAIAAIPRLIDMGVEPYLVASSLSGVVAQRLVRKLCRDCREEYEPSEMEIDLFQKRGISIDHLYRAKGCPLCRQTGYSGRMAIQEVLIVDESLKSLMLNNSSMQHLKNHASQHGMISLAADGLLKVKMGYTSLEEVLSAVVES, via the coding sequence ATGGAAAAAAGAAAAAGATTAGGAGATTTATTAATAGAATCCAGACTGATTACACAGGAACAGCTTAAAGAAACATTACAATTAAAGAAAAGAGAACAAAAAATTGGTGACGCCCTCGTAGAGCGTGGCTATATTAATGAACAGCAACTGATTGAAGTACTAGAGTTTCAGCTGGGAATCCCTCATGTAACACTTTACAGTTACCCGGTAGATGAGAGTTTAACTTCCCTTGTCTCTAAGGATTTTGCCCTCCGCCATGTGATATTGCCGTTAAAAAAAGAAGGCAATGTTTTGACGATAGCGATGAGTGATCCGATGGATTTTTATACGATTGATGATATTAGGCTATCAACCGGATTAACGATTAGTCCTGTCATCGCAAAAAAAGATGAAATTATTCAATCTATTTATAAATATTACGATATGAAGGAAACCTTTTCCGAACAAGATACTGTTATCTCCCCAGCCAATACAGGGGATAATGCACCTGCGGTCCGCTTAGTCGATCAGATTTTAACAAGCGGTCTTCAATTACGCGCGAGTGATATACATATTGACCCGCATGAAGAAAAAATATTGATCCGCTATCGTGTTGACGGGATGCTCAGGACAGAAAGAGTCATCTCGAAAAACATTTATGAATCATTGATTGCCCGCATTAAAATCATGGCCAATATGAATATAACCGAATCAAGGCTCCCACAGGATGGCCGGATTAAATTAAAAATGTATGCAACGCCAATTGATCTGAGAATCTCGATTCTACCAACCCTTCATGGTGAGAAAGTCGTGATGAGGATCCTAGACTTATCCAAAGTATTGAAAAAGCTGGCACAGCTTGATTTTAATCGGACTAACTTGCAGCGCTTTGTCCAATTAATCGAAAGACCTCAAGGTCTAGTGTTAATCACTGGACCGACAGGAGCAGGAAAAACGTCTACCCTCTATGCGGGACTCCATCATTTAAATAAAGCAGAAGTGAACATAGTCACCATAGAAGATCCCGTAGAGTATGAGTTAGAGGGGATTAATCAGGTTCAGGTTAATCCCCAAATCGGGCTTACCTTTGCCAATGGTCTTCGTTCAATCTTGCGGCAAGACCCTAATATCATCATGATTGGAGAAATCCGTGACCAGGAAACAGCTGATATCGCGGTGCGTTCTGCTCTAACTGGACATTTAGTTTTAAGTACGCTTCATACCAATAGTGCAATCGCAGCAATTCCCCGTCTGATTGATATGGGGGTTGAACCTTATTTAGTCGCTTCATCCCTTTCAGGCGTAGTTGCTCAAAGACTAGTCCGGAAGCTATGCCGTGACTGCAGAGAGGAATACGAGCCGTCTGAAATGGAAATAGACCTTTTTCAAAAAAGGGGGATCTCAATCGATCATCTCTACCGCGCTAAAGGGTGTCCGCTATGCAGACAAACGGGCTATTCCGGGAGAATGGCGATTCAAGAAGTCCTAATTGTGGATGAATCATTAAAATCATTAATGTTAAATAATAGTTCAATGCAGCATTTAAAAAATCATGCCAGCCAGCATGGAATGATTTCTTTGGCAGCAGATGGCCTGTTGAAGGTCAAAATGGGGTACACATCGCTTGAAGAGGTACTAAGCGCAGTTGTAGAAAGCTAG
- a CDS encoding type IV pilus twitching motility protein PilT, with amino-acid sequence MYKEQLHTILQGAFEFGASDIHLTVGVPPIIRINGELKPYGKSPILPEHSEEMARAIIPHHLWPTFKEKGELDFSYGIPKVSRFRINAYHQRSCVSMAIRVIPTHIPTIQDLFLPPQIQNLITHPQGLILVTGPTGSGKSTTLAAMINEMNRYMRKHIITLEDPIEYLHRHSQCIIDQREVGFDTRSFANGLRACLRQDPDVILVGEMRDLETISTAISAAETGHLVFGTLHTTDAASTIDRIIDVFPAGQQTQIRIQLASVLKAVISQRLFPTVDFTGRRAAVELLICNAAVKNLIRNEKTHQIQSVIQTSREAGMQTMQMAIEDLLRERVISNEAASPYLKGEF; translated from the coding sequence ATGTATAAGGAGCAGCTACACACGATTTTACAAGGAGCATTTGAATTTGGGGCTTCTGATATTCATTTAACAGTCGGGGTTCCTCCTATTATCCGAATTAACGGGGAGTTAAAGCCTTACGGCAAGTCACCTATACTTCCGGAACATTCAGAAGAAATGGCAAGAGCGATCATCCCTCATCACCTTTGGCCAACTTTTAAGGAAAAAGGCGAGCTTGATTTTTCTTATGGAATCCCTAAGGTCTCCCGGTTTCGCATAAATGCTTACCATCAAAGATCTTGTGTAAGTATGGCGATTCGTGTCATTCCTACTCATATTCCAACGATACAAGATTTGTTTTTACCGCCGCAAATCCAAAATTTAATTACACATCCGCAAGGGTTAATTTTGGTGACCGGGCCAACTGGAAGCGGAAAATCAACGACGCTCGCAGCGATGATTAACGAAATGAATCGCTATATGAGAAAGCATATTATTACACTGGAAGACCCGATTGAATATTTACATAGACACAGTCAATGTATCATTGACCAGCGCGAAGTCGGGTTTGACACAAGGTCATTTGCCAATGGACTGCGTGCTTGTTTACGGCAGGATCCGGATGTGATTCTAGTAGGGGAAATGCGCGATCTTGAGACAATTTCAACCGCCATCTCAGCTGCTGAAACGGGCCATCTAGTTTTTGGAACCTTACATACCACCGATGCTGCATCCACGATTGATAGAATTATAGATGTGTTCCCCGCCGGGCAGCAGACGCAAATCAGGATTCAGCTTGCATCGGTTTTAAAAGCTGTTATATCGCAAAGATTATTTCCTACTGTCGATTTTACCGGCAGACGAGCAGCGGTTGAGCTTTTAATCTGTAATGCAGCGGTGAAGAATTTAATCCGCAACGAAAAGACCCATCAAATACAAAGTGTAATCCAAACGAGCAGGGAAGCAGGCATGCAAACGATGCAAATGGCAATTGAAGACTTATTAAGAGAGAGAGTTATATCCAATGAAGCTGCTTCTCCATATCTTAAAGGTGAGTTTTAA
- a CDS encoding type II secretion system F family protein, whose protein sequence is MAVYQYRGRDRKGEKKSGKLKAHDEKEAIEKLRELGVAVISLEELTSFLYKEIEITKKKVRPQDFVMYIRQFSTLIQAGISIVEATQILAKQTDNKLLKQSLSDIEEKLREGRSFTQAVSEHPKIFPPMFVHLIRAGEVGGNMDEILDRLAVYFEKQYETRNKVKAALTYPVFIGIVSITVLIFLLTTVVPTFSTMFASLGAELPFVTKMVLSASQFFLKWWWFILLIVGATTAGIWYFIKSEDGQYYFDYFALKLPIVGMILRKFALARMTRTLSSLYASSVPILQSMSIIENVVGNEVYVRALQDVKRSLEKGQSMTKPLQEHWAFPPMVVQMIATGEKTGAMETVLGKVADFYEADVSIATEKLKALLEPVLITFLAGVVGVIVASIALPMFSVFESIQ, encoded by the coding sequence ATGGCTGTATATCAATATAGAGGTCGTGATCGAAAGGGCGAGAAAAAATCAGGGAAACTGAAAGCACATGATGAAAAGGAAGCGATTGAAAAACTTCGTGAGCTTGGGGTTGCGGTTATTTCTCTCGAAGAATTAACAAGTTTCCTATATAAAGAGATTGAAATTACGAAAAAAAAGGTAAGGCCCCAAGATTTTGTAATGTACATCCGCCAATTTTCTACCCTGATTCAAGCTGGAATCTCCATTGTAGAAGCAACGCAAATTTTGGCCAAACAAACCGATAATAAACTATTAAAACAATCTCTATCAGATATAGAGGAGAAGCTGAGGGAAGGCCGCTCCTTTACTCAGGCAGTCTCAGAGCATCCGAAAATTTTTCCGCCCATGTTTGTCCACTTAATAAGAGCCGGAGAAGTTGGCGGTAATATGGATGAAATTTTAGACCGACTCGCCGTGTATTTTGAAAAACAATATGAAACCCGGAATAAAGTAAAAGCTGCTTTAACCTATCCAGTCTTTATTGGAATCGTATCGATTACAGTTTTAATTTTTCTATTAACAACTGTTGTTCCAACTTTTTCAACGATGTTTGCATCATTGGGAGCTGAGCTGCCCTTTGTGACAAAGATGGTACTTTCGGCAAGCCAGTTTTTCTTAAAGTGGTGGTGGTTCATACTGTTAATAGTCGGAGCTACCACAGCAGGTATCTGGTATTTTATTAAAAGTGAGGATGGGCAGTATTATTTCGACTATTTTGCATTAAAGCTACCGATTGTCGGGATGATTTTAAGAAAATTCGCTTTAGCGAGAATGACGCGAACGCTAAGTTCGTTGTATGCCAGCTCCGTTCCTATCCTGCAATCAATGTCGATCATCGAAAATGTGGTAGGGAATGAAGTGTATGTTCGGGCACTTCAGGATGTAAAAAGATCGCTTGAGAAAGGACAATCGATGACAAAGCCGCTTCAGGAACACTGGGCATTTCCGCCTATGGTTGTACAAATGATTGCAACAGGAGAAAAAACTGGGGCTATGGAAACCGTTTTAGGAAAAGTAGCAGATTTCTATGAAGCTGATGTCTCGATTGCAACTGAGAAGCTGAAGGCACTGCTCGAGCCGGTACTAATCACGTTTTTGGCAGGAGTAGTCGGGGTTATTGTCGCCTCGATTGCGCTGCCAATGTTCAGTGTATTTGAATCCATTCAATAG
- a CDS encoding competence type IV pilus major pilin ComGC, whose product MRRILKAWKNEKGLTLVELLAVVVILGIIAAIAVPSVGGLIENSKRDAHLANAQQMINSAKLVAVSELSGRGNGTFYVTLDYLVDQGYIDPVEDPFSGTMYTSITTNNSTDILNFVPGDARNGAFIEITKTGNSFVYTVTLNSSNTEFNITDQPENNLTREAAFN is encoded by the coding sequence ATGCGCCGAATTTTAAAAGCATGGAAAAATGAGAAAGGTTTAACTTTAGTAGAGTTATTGGCTGTTGTTGTAATTTTGGGGATTATTGCCGCTATTGCCGTACCAAGTGTCGGTGGGTTAATAGAAAACAGCAAGCGTGATGCTCATTTGGCTAATGCCCAGCAAATGATTAATTCTGCAAAACTAGTTGCTGTATCTGAGCTTTCTGGAAGAGGAAATGGAACTTTTTATGTGACACTGGATTACTTAGTTGACCAAGGATATATAGATCCTGTAGAGGACCCGTTTAGTGGTACTATGTATACTTCGATAACTACTAATAATAGTACCGATATATTAAATTTTGTTCCAGGAGATGCGAGAAATGGAGCATTTATAGAAATTACAAAAACAGGAAATTCCTTTGTATACACTGTTACACTTAATTCAAGTAACACTGAATTCAATATAACAGATCAGCCAGAAAATAATTTAACAAGAGAAGCAGCGTTTAATTAA
- a CDS encoding prepilin peptidase, which yields MDVVYAIFFLILGLLLGSFYNVVGLRVPIKQSIVYPNSHCPHCHNELGPLELVPVLSYLFLGGKCKSCNAPISILYPFIELLTGLLFMYAYLYFGFSNELVVSFLLISLLSIIIVTDLTYMLIPNKILFYFLIFFLIYRIFSPLDPWWNPYAAGAGAALFLLFIAIISKGGMGGGDIKLFFVIGIALGFPNVLLTFFMASIIGALVGIMGILLGRIKKRQAIPFGPFIALGALLSLFYGEQIMQWYFHILW from the coding sequence ATGGATGTAGTTTACGCTATTTTTTTTCTCATTCTCGGCCTATTGCTAGGCTCATTTTATAATGTGGTAGGCTTACGGGTTCCCATTAAACAGTCGATCGTATATCCGAATTCGCACTGTCCCCATTGTCACAATGAGCTTGGTCCGCTTGAACTGGTTCCGGTACTGTCCTACCTGTTTCTTGGCGGGAAATGCAAGAGTTGTAATGCTCCGATTTCCATTTTGTACCCGTTTATTGAATTACTGACGGGGCTTTTGTTTATGTACGCGTATCTTTATTTTGGCTTTTCCAATGAACTGGTTGTTTCCTTTCTATTAATCTCTTTATTAAGTATTATCATCGTGACAGATCTTACATATATGCTAATTCCGAATAAGATTTTATTTTACTTTCTTATATTCTTTTTAATTTACCGGATTTTCTCCCCCTTAGATCCATGGTGGAATCCATATGCAGCAGGAGCCGGAGCTGCATTATTCTTGCTCTTTATTGCAATTATAAGCAAAGGCGGAATGGGTGGAGGAGATATTAAACTGTTTTTTGTAATTGGCATTGCCCTTGGGTTTCCGAATGTACTGCTAACCTTTTTTATGGCATCTATCATCGGAGCACTTGTCGGAATAATGGGCATTTTGCTCGGGCGCATCAAAAAAAGACAGGCGATTCCGTTTGGACCCTTTATTGCTTTAGGGGCATTACTCTCCTTGTTTTATGGGGAGCAAATCATGCAATGGTATTTTCATATTCTTTGGTAG
- the pilM gene encoding type IV pilus biogenesis protein PilM, with product MSGLIRKKHHRVNIIINDRFVRFVEAGKNTSIIKYGQRSVPSGLIVNGLVQDQDDFTLFLHKFVKESRIKGRLARFCVPDSQVIVRQTSVPVEIPDDEIKGHLYFQLGQSIHLPFEDPIIEAVPHQIRNGDKEVILVASKESVVQQYQQVIDKAKLHPEAADLTCLSYYRLYYHLDLARPQEHLLLVQINPNSLQLSVFHEHKPVILRQIPLVFDEEAVEVHHGRNQFDQLVWKGNSRQLDEILTPVMTEIRRMMDVYRSNLAKGQYEINKLLIVGDHPCVNLLSIEINAQLSQEVHAFTEPLFQTRKNVNVPAFFSDCIGLALK from the coding sequence ATGAGCGGCTTAATACGAAAAAAACATCATCGGGTCAACATCATAATCAATGACCGTTTCGTGCGCTTTGTTGAGGCTGGAAAAAATACATCAATTATCAAATATGGACAAAGGTCGGTACCATCAGGATTAATCGTAAATGGATTAGTTCAGGATCAGGATGATTTCACATTATTCTTACATAAGTTTGTAAAAGAGTCGCGAATCAAAGGACGTTTGGCAAGATTTTGTGTACCAGACTCCCAAGTTATTGTAAGACAAACATCCGTACCGGTGGAAATCCCAGATGACGAAATAAAGGGACATTTATACTTTCAGCTTGGACAATCCATCCATCTTCCCTTCGAAGATCCGATTATTGAAGCCGTTCCTCATCAGATTCGCAACGGGGATAAAGAAGTGATATTGGTAGCGAGTAAAGAGTCGGTTGTACAGCAATATCAACAAGTGATAGATAAAGCGAAACTGCATCCTGAAGCAGCGGATTTAACCTGTTTATCGTATTACCGGCTTTATTATCATTTAGATTTAGCGCGGCCGCAAGAGCACTTGCTGCTTGTGCAAATAAACCCAAATTCTTTGCAGCTATCCGTTTTTCATGAACACAAGCCAGTGATTTTAAGACAGATTCCATTGGTATTCGATGAGGAAGCCGTTGAAGTTCATCATGGGCGAAATCAATTCGATCAGCTGGTTTGGAAAGGCAACAGCCGCCAACTGGATGAGATTCTCACACCAGTTATGACAGAAATCAGACGGATGATGGATGTGTACCGTTCGAATCTCGCTAAAGGACAATACGAAATCAATAAGTTGTTAATTGTCGGAGACCACCCTTGTGTAAACTTACTCTCGATCGAGATTAACGCACAGCTTAGCCAAGAAGTACATGCTTTTACAGAGCCATTATTTCAAACGAGGAAAAACGTAAATGTACCTGCCTTTTTCTCAGATTGTATTGGCTTGGCATTAAAGTAG
- a CDS encoding PilN domain-containing protein, giving the protein MLVDINLLPQKKQRNSHLFIAIGLVFVIFILIITAGGFWLNEQLKIEERLKNQLAQIQELRQVREQQNQPAEPAAPTKQYEEIVQTLAAYPLPTVSLMNEISSLLQDKGSVLQFDYSNSSQIHLAAEFYASREVAFFLDRLKSSSFFSNVILNEIETVQLSSGSTNVLPRYHADFQLTIDVSEVQKATQELNGQ; this is encoded by the coding sequence ATGCTTGTAGACATTAATCTATTACCCCAGAAGAAACAACGAAATAGTCATCTCTTTATTGCAATTGGCTTGGTTTTTGTTATTTTTATACTAATCATCACAGCTGGCGGATTCTGGCTGAATGAGCAATTAAAAATAGAGGAACGTCTTAAAAATCAGCTTGCTCAAATTCAGGAGCTTCGGCAAGTACGCGAACAGCAAAATCAGCCTGCAGAACCAGCTGCACCAACGAAACAGTACGAAGAGATCGTTCAAACGTTAGCCGCCTATCCACTCCCAACTGTTTCTCTAATGAACGAAATCTCTAGTTTACTACAGGATAAAGGATCTGTTTTACAGTTTGATTATTCAAACTCAAGTCAGATTCACCTAGCAGCTGAGTTTTATGCATCAAGGGAAGTGGCCTTTTTCTTGGACAGGCTAAAATCATCTTCCTTTTTTTCTAATGTGATCCTTAATGAAATTGAAACGGTCCAGCTGAGCAGTGGTTCAACCAATGTATTGCCGAGATACCATGCAGATTTTCAGTTAACTATTGATGTATCAGAAGTACAAAAGGCAACTCAGGAGCTGAACGGACAATGA
- the pilO gene encoding type 4a pilus biogenesis protein PilO, giving the protein MKAIKFIRVILFTFFIFGLLLISGYQFVVLPLQASIETLEQQIKEETDLFQSVSEGDQQEVNDDKLRINELQKQLPPQPLVDQLILDLEKAELASDSLILNITFGDSSVEESPSDTETNVSEEEQDQTVPQSPAIPSDVEKVTISMSVQSPTYEDLEEFLEELENMKRIIQIENLTFSGQGDLSSQGNQTPVVFTIQISAFYYPNGEITNL; this is encoded by the coding sequence ATGAAAGCTATCAAATTTATAAGAGTCATTCTTTTTACTTTCTTCATCTTTGGGTTGCTATTAATTTCAGGCTATCAGTTTGTTGTACTGCCCCTCCAAGCAAGTATTGAAACACTTGAACAGCAAATTAAAGAAGAAACGGATCTTTTTCAGTCGGTAAGTGAAGGCGATCAGCAAGAAGTGAATGATGACAAGCTGAGAATAAATGAACTGCAAAAGCAGCTGCCGCCTCAGCCGTTAGTGGACCAGCTGATCTTAGATTTGGAAAAAGCAGAGCTTGCCTCAGATAGTCTAATTTTAAATATCACGTTTGGTGATTCTTCAGTTGAAGAATCACCGTCTGATACCGAGACTAATGTGTCCGAAGAAGAACAGGATCAAACAGTACCACAAAGTCCAGCGATTCCAAGCGATGTTGAAAAAGTAACGATCTCCATGTCTGTCCAATCACCAACCTATGAAGATTTGGAAGAATTCTTAGAGGAGCTAGAAAATATGAAGCGAATCATCCAAATCGAAAATTTAACGTTTAGCGGACAAGGTGATTTATCAAGTCAAGGAAATCAGACTCCCGTTGTGTTCACGATTCAAATTTCAGCATTCTACTATCCGAATGGAGAAATCACTAATCTTTAG
- a CDS encoding SPOR domain-containing protein, with protein MKEQSNKNGQIKIMLNEKSAPIKEEKKTQARDILENVSIETAAAREEVEEFDWILPEIDPGPKEFIQANKKEKNSQLLKYSGKKGNMFHTVSSLLFSLAFAIGLGIAFGIILLKFISAEGSQVSVQTTNPPAISDNQPPPVNASPSSVAIPTMSVYVIQGGVFSNQEAANTLVAQLNEKAVPSVILENGDSSYTVLLGLASNENEAKRLANIYAEKGIEVYAKEHLLKEGTFETASVGNTSVLNEAISALPVLFDLAGKATLGQGVPEDAQSKLNDISSTIQNTEFQDQASALLADIILQASTALEAYGQGKNVNDAYEAQQVLLSYIKLNAEN; from the coding sequence TTGAAAGAACAGTCAAATAAAAATGGTCAGATAAAGATCATGTTGAATGAAAAGTCCGCTCCTATCAAAGAAGAAAAAAAGACACAGGCACGGGATATATTAGAAAATGTTTCAATTGAAACGGCAGCAGCACGGGAAGAGGTAGAGGAGTTTGACTGGATCCTTCCAGAGATTGATCCAGGACCAAAAGAATTTATTCAGGCTAATAAGAAAGAAAAAAATAGCCAGCTTCTTAAATATTCAGGCAAAAAAGGCAATATGTTTCATACAGTAAGCTCACTGTTATTTTCTCTAGCATTTGCGATTGGCTTAGGGATTGCTTTTGGGATCATCCTATTAAAATTCATTTCAGCTGAAGGCAGCCAGGTCTCTGTCCAAACCACTAATCCTCCAGCTATTTCAGACAATCAGCCGCCGCCTGTCAACGCATCGCCGAGTTCAGTAGCGATTCCTACTATGTCAGTCTATGTGATTCAAGGTGGAGTTTTTTCCAATCAAGAAGCTGCAAATACATTAGTCGCACAGCTCAATGAAAAAGCCGTACCGTCTGTTATATTAGAAAATGGAGATAGCTCCTATACTGTCCTTTTGGGACTAGCTTCTAATGAGAATGAAGCAAAGCGATTGGCTAATATATACGCTGAAAAAGGGATTGAAGTGTATGCCAAGGAACATCTATTAAAAGAAGGAACCTTTGAAACAGCCAGCGTAGGTAATACATCAGTCCTTAATGAAGCCATCAGTGCTCTGCCGGTTCTATTTGATTTAGCAGGAAAAGCAACACTTGGACAAGGAGTGCCGGAGGATGCTCAAAGCAAATTAAACGATATTTCTAGTACTATACAGAATACAGAGTTTCAAGACCAAGCCTCTGCATTATTGGCAGATATCATCCTCCAGGCTAGTACGGCCCTTGAAGCTTATGGTCAAGGCAAAAATGTAAATGATGCCTACGAGGCTCAGCAAGTTCTTCTCTCTTATATCAAACTGAATGCAGAGAATTAA
- a CDS encoding Maf family protein, with protein sequence MKPLILASGSPRRSELLKQMNIPFEIHKSGVSEDLPPQIYPQDAVIELSSRKALDVAAKFPDYFVLGADTVVSIQNEILGKPHNQDEAISMLKKLSAATHQVYTGVTIVAEGSVHSFYDVTDVTFWELSEQDINTYIESREPFDKAGGYGIQGKGAYLVKEIKGDYYSVMGLPLSKTIRALKKCGFPV encoded by the coding sequence ATGAAACCACTCATATTGGCGTCTGGCTCACCAAGACGAAGTGAATTATTAAAACAAATGAATATTCCCTTTGAAATCCACAAAAGCGGTGTATCTGAGGATCTCCCCCCACAAATATACCCACAGGATGCCGTGATTGAACTATCCTCACGAAAGGCACTAGACGTTGCTGCAAAATTTCCAGACTACTTTGTATTAGGTGCCGATACAGTAGTTTCCATTCAAAACGAGATTTTAGGAAAACCACATAATCAAGACGAAGCGATCTCGATGCTGAAAAAACTTTCTGCTGCTACTCATCAGGTGTATACTGGTGTAACCATTGTAGCTGAAGGCTCTGTTCATTCGTTCTATGATGTAACAGACGTTACCTTCTGGGAACTTTCTGAGCAGGACATTAATACTTATATAGAAAGTCGTGAACCATTTGATAAGGCAGGGGGATATGGAATTCAAGGCAAAGGCGCGTATTTAGTAAAAGAAATTAAAGGAGATTACTATAGCGTTATGGGACTTCCATTGTCCAAAACGATCCGCGCGTTAAAAAAATGTGGTTTTCCTGTATAA
- the radC gene encoding RadC family protein encodes MIKDVPEEERPRERFMKEGPTNLSNQELLALLLRTGSHQESVMELSQKLVIKFEGLRMLKDASLEELTSIKGIGTAKAIQLLATFELARRVASLKDTERYTIRSPEDGANYVMNEMRFLSQEHFVCLYLNTKNQVLHKQTIFIGSLNASIVHPREVYKEAFRRSAASIICVHNHPSGDPAPSREDIEVTKRLNECGKIIGIELLDHLIIGENRYVSLKEKGYL; translated from the coding sequence ATGATAAAAGATGTTCCTGAAGAAGAACGCCCAAGAGAGCGCTTTATGAAAGAAGGGCCCACTAATCTTTCGAATCAGGAATTACTGGCTTTACTTTTAAGAACAGGATCCCATCAGGAATCTGTGATGGAATTATCTCAAAAATTGGTCATAAAATTTGAAGGGTTACGAATGTTAAAGGATGCTAGCCTTGAAGAATTGACTAGTATAAAGGGGATTGGAACAGCAAAAGCTATACAATTGTTAGCAACTTTTGAATTGGCAAGACGTGTTGCCAGCTTAAAGGATACAGAACGCTATACAATACGATCTCCTGAGGACGGAGCCAATTATGTCATGAATGAAATGAGATTCTTATCCCAGGAACATTTCGTTTGCTTGTACCTCAACACGAAAAATCAAGTTCTTCATAAACAAACTATATTTATCGGGAGCTTAAATGCTTCTATTGTTCATCCAAGGGAGGTGTATAAAGAAGCTTTTCGCAGGTCTGCCGCCTCGATCATTTGTGTTCATAACCATCCTTCCGGTGATCCAGCACCTTCGCGGGAGGACATTGAGGTAACAAAAAGATTAAATGAATGCGGCAAAATTATTGGCATAGAATTACTCGACCATCTTATAATAGGTGAGAACCGCTATGTAAGTTTAAAAGAAAAAGGATATTTATAA